A single Pseudomonas brassicacearum DNA region contains:
- a CDS encoding suppressor of fused domain protein, which translates to MNFFKKLFGSSKAPETQDDQPAPQLHELGDLTEAEAANLAVREAGAACLDRHWSAVGTVERDVLAYLISPTFSGGPYWPSTRQAYRVVRRGDAIILATEGLSDPFDDTEGMGNGFEMELFVETADIPEHAYGPVGEVDPFKRSWAFELVEHVAKTVADAGGITHQLDQYGSLSLELPGLSQSHHMSDQLPKLFVTDDDSTGVLLGAPKPDFPTQLDDMPLSPVRLVPVVLITAAELEYVRSGGRAAREDLVSRLQAAGVGHMSSLHRASVV; encoded by the coding sequence ATGAATTTCTTCAAGAAGCTCTTCGGTTCATCGAAAGCCCCTGAAACCCAAGACGACCAGCCTGCGCCGCAACTCCACGAGCTTGGCGACCTGACCGAGGCTGAAGCCGCCAACCTGGCCGTCCGGGAAGCCGGCGCCGCGTGCCTGGATCGTCATTGGAGCGCTGTCGGCACGGTCGAGCGGGATGTCCTTGCCTACCTGATCAGCCCGACCTTTTCCGGCGGCCCGTACTGGCCTTCGACCCGTCAGGCTTACCGCGTGGTCCGTCGTGGCGACGCGATCATTCTCGCCACTGAAGGCCTGTCCGATCCATTCGATGATACGGAAGGAATGGGTAACGGCTTCGAGATGGAATTGTTCGTCGAAACCGCGGATATCCCCGAGCACGCCTATGGCCCCGTGGGGGAGGTCGATCCATTCAAGCGCAGCTGGGCATTCGAGTTGGTGGAGCACGTCGCCAAAACGGTGGCCGACGCTGGCGGCATCACCCACCAACTCGACCAGTACGGGTCGCTATCCCTTGAACTGCCCGGGCTCAGCCAATCGCATCACATGAGCGATCAACTGCCCAAGCTCTTCGTGACCGATGATGATTCCACTGGCGTTCTGCTCGGCGCCCCGAAACCGGATTTTCCTACCCAGCTGGATGACATGCCCTTGTCTCCGGTCAGATTGGTACCGGTGGTCTTGATCACGGCGGCGGAGCTGGAGTACGTGCGTTCCGGCGGGCGAGCGGCGCGGGAGGATCTGGTGAGTCGTTTGCAGGCGGCGGGCGTTGGGCATATGAGCAGCCTGCATCGGGCGAGTG
- a CDS encoding sterol desaturase family protein — protein MDAFSLVYQHLSAWVIAPVTQQFLGIFNLNGRLGILFLCASYGVAYGLFRFRKHQGLTDAHSFWQFIGGSRVHLHRSALLDYRYYFVRAILKVALVLPIVHLVDPYILRSGDYLAFFSNLWGARPRLGENFSLALLYGLGVFLVRDFVHYWAHRAFHSRWLWAFHKVHHSAPVLVPATASRVHFVEKIVEKLGITACLGLFAGGFWYACGGEISRYTLFGVTYLVFIFNSLAANLRHTHVWLSFGPVLEHVLNSPAQHQIHHSDAPRHFNRNFGVNLSLWDWMFGTLYVTSSQPEHLRFGTGEQDHQRYLTVYSLIVTPFVETARKYLPAFSYQRQHATMRRTPAIGSASAVTGEAERTSSKERP, from the coding sequence GTGGATGCGTTTTCCCTTGTCTATCAACACCTGAGCGCATGGGTAATCGCACCCGTCACCCAGCAGTTCCTCGGCATTTTCAACCTGAACGGCCGTCTCGGAATCCTGTTTCTCTGCGCTTCCTACGGTGTCGCCTATGGCCTGTTCCGTTTCAGAAAACACCAGGGCCTGACTGACGCCCATTCATTCTGGCAATTCATTGGCGGCAGCCGAGTGCATCTGCACCGTTCGGCGTTGCTGGACTATCGCTACTACTTCGTCCGGGCCATTCTCAAGGTTGCCTTGGTGTTGCCCATTGTCCATCTGGTCGATCCGTACATCCTGCGCTCCGGGGACTACCTGGCTTTTTTCAGCAATCTCTGGGGCGCGCGTCCGCGTCTGGGGGAGAATTTTTCGCTCGCCTTGCTCTATGGGCTGGGGGTGTTCCTGGTGAGGGATTTCGTCCACTACTGGGCGCACCGGGCGTTTCATTCGCGCTGGCTCTGGGCGTTTCACAAGGTGCATCACTCGGCGCCCGTGCTGGTGCCGGCCACCGCGAGTCGGGTGCATTTTGTGGAGAAGATCGTCGAGAAGCTCGGCATCACCGCCTGCCTGGGCCTTTTCGCGGGTGGCTTCTGGTATGCCTGTGGTGGTGAGATCAGCCGCTACACGTTGTTCGGCGTGACGTACCTGGTGTTCATCTTCAATAGCCTGGCGGCTAATTTGCGTCACACCCATGTCTGGCTGTCCTTTGGCCCGGTGCTGGAACATGTGCTGAACAGTCCGGCCCAGCACCAGATCCACCACAGCGATGCACCCCGTCATTTCAACCGCAATTTCGGCGTCAACCTGTCGCTGTGGGACTGGATGTTCGGCACGCTCTATGTCACTAGTTCGCAGCCTGAGCACTTGCGTTTCGGCACCGGAGAACAGGACCACCAGCGTTACCTGACGGTGTATAGCCTGATTGTCACGCCTTTCGTCGAAACTGCTCGCAAGTACCTGCCCGCGTTTTCATATCAACGCCAACACGCCACAATGCGCCGAACGCCTGCCATCGGATCAGCGAGCGCTGTCACGGGTGAGGCTGAGCGAACATCCAGCAAGGAACGCCCATGA